The Haemorhous mexicanus isolate bHaeMex1 chromosome 8, bHaeMex1.pri, whole genome shotgun sequence genome includes a window with the following:
- the EAF2 gene encoding ELL-associated factor 2 — MNGAVPSLYDPKARVLKLGESFEKQPRCAFHTVRYDFKPASIDMSCEGDLEVGKGEQVTITLPNIEGSTPPVTVFKGSKKPYLKECILIINHDTGECRLEKLSSNITVKKTRAEGSSKVQSRIEQQQQQMRNATKVPNNVKNSPSKEKTFPSSPMDDIERELKAEASIMDQLSSSDSSSDSKSSSSSSSSSENSSSDSEDEEMKPSLPMSMPYLQPQPTVSAIPQQAVPDKDASHNRSQESSGHMMNTLRNDLQLSESGSDSDD, encoded by the exons ATGAACGGAGCGGTCCCGTCGCTCTACGATCCCAAGGCGCGGGTGCTAAAGCTGGGGGAGAGCTTCGAGAAGCAGCCGCGCTGCGCTTTCCACACCGTCCGCT atgACTTTAAGCCTGCATCTATTGATATGTCCTGTGAAGGAGACCTTGAAGTTGGCAAAGGTGAACAGGTGACAATAACGCTGCCAAATATTGAG GGCTCAACTCCACCAGTGACTGTGTTCAAGGGCTCAAAGAAGCCTTACCTAAAAGAATGTATCTTAATTATCAACCATGACACTGGAGAATGTCGCCTAGAGAAACTTAGTAGCAACATCACTGTGAAAAAAACCAG AGCTGAAGGAAGTAGTAAAGTCCAGTCTCGCATtgagcagcaacagcagcaaatgCGAAATGCAACAAAGGTTCCAAACAATGTTAAAAATTCTCCATCAAAGGAAAAAACGTTTCCATCTTCTCCTATGGATGATATTGAACGGG AGCTAAAAGCAGAAGCCAGTATCATGGACCAGCTGAGTAGTTCTGACAGTTCATCTGACTCTAAAAGTTCTTCGTCCTCTTCATCAAGTAGTGAAAATAGTTCTAGTGATTCTGAAGATGAGGAAATGAAGCCCTCTCTTCCAATGTCGATGCCGTATTTGCAGCCTCAGCCTACTGTGTCTGCCATACCACAACAGGCTGTTCCTGACAAAGATGCCAGTCATAACAGATCCCAAGAGAGCAGTGGTCATATGATGAATACACTAC GAAATGACCTGCAGCTGAGTGAATCTGGAAGCGATAGTGATGACTGA